From the genome of Microcoleus sp. bin38.metabat.b11b12b14.051, one region includes:
- the thiD gene encoding bifunctional hydroxymethylpyrimidine kinase/phosphomethylpyrimidine kinase produces MPETKKLIIPVAMTIAGSDSGGGAGIQADLRTFAFHCVHGTSALTCVTAQNTLGVTRVDAMAAEAVAAQIEAVVGDIGVQAAKTGMLLNREIMVVVAAQVRSLNIGNLVVDPVMVSRSGDRLIDDGAIAFLRDNLIPLAAVVTPNRFEAEILSGLEIVCLDDMKAAAQQIYRSGAKAVLVKGGGMAGDLRGIDVWFDGTRLDVLKTETVDTANTHGTGCTLSAAIAANLALGKDLFTSVTLAKNYVTTALKYALDIGEGQGPVGHFFPLLLK; encoded by the coding sequence ATGCCAGAAACCAAGAAATTAATAATACCAGTTGCAATGACGATCGCGGGTTCTGATAGCGGTGGCGGAGCCGGGATTCAGGCAGATTTGCGAACATTTGCGTTTCACTGCGTCCACGGTACAAGTGCTTTAACCTGCGTGACAGCTCAAAATACTTTGGGTGTGACGCGGGTGGATGCAATGGCTGCGGAGGCTGTGGCTGCTCAAATTGAGGCGGTGGTTGGGGATATTGGGGTGCAGGCTGCGAAGACTGGGATGCTGCTAAACCGGGAAATTATGGTGGTAGTGGCGGCGCAGGTACGGAGTTTGAATATAGGGAATTTGGTTGTCGATCCGGTGATGGTATCGCGATCGGGCGATCGACTGATTGATGACGGGGCGATCGCATTTTTGCGGGATAATTTGATTCCATTGGCGGCTGTCGTGACTCCGAATCGGTTTGAGGCTGAGATTTTGAGCGGTTTAGAGATTGTTTGTTTAGATGATATGAAGGCGGCGGCGCAACAGATTTATCGATCGGGCGCGAAAGCTGTTTTAGTCAAAGGTGGCGGGATGGCGGGAGATTTGCGGGGAATTGATGTGTGGTTTGATGGTACGCGGTTGGATGTCTTGAAAACCGAGACTGTTGATACTGCGAACACTCACGGGACTGGTTGCACATTGAGCGCTGCGATCGCCGCTAATTTAGCTTTAGGTAAAGATTTGTTTACATCGGTAACATTAGCAAAGAATTATGTTACTACTGCTCTGAAATATGCTTTAGATATTGGCGAAGGCCAAGGGCCAGTTGGGCATTTTTTCCCGCTTTTGCTTAAGTGA
- the dndE gene encoding DNA sulfur modification protein DndE yields the protein MEPPVDRICLSQTAKEQLSKLKRSTKIDRWNVLCRWGFCRSLAEPSIPSPVPIPSDSNVELSWDVFGGDMADILIIALKQRCYQDNLGTEKETLAKQFRLHLHRGIGYLAGDPNIKKIEDLVAIALSPEKLRN from the coding sequence ATGGAACCACCAGTCGATCGCATTTGCCTCTCTCAAACAGCCAAAGAGCAACTATCTAAACTCAAACGATCGACTAAAATCGATCGGTGGAACGTTCTGTGCAGGTGGGGATTTTGCCGATCGCTCGCTGAACCCAGCATACCATCCCCAGTTCCGATTCCCAGCGACAGCAATGTGGAATTAAGCTGGGATGTTTTTGGTGGCGATATGGCCGATATTCTGATAATTGCGCTCAAGCAGCGGTGTTATCAAGATAATTTGGGTACGGAAAAGGAAACTCTCGCCAAACAGTTTCGCCTACACTTGCATCGAGGTATTGGCTATTTAGCTGGCGATCCGAATATTAAGAAGATTGAGGATTTGGTGGCGATCGCTCTTTCGCCTGAGAAATTGAGAAATTAA
- a CDS encoding MBL fold metallo-hydrolase produces the protein MKLTRIDLNSWIFHIAGQTILVDPWLVDPLVFYGQPWLFTAYHNTPVAFTPSTLPPIDLILISQGLDDHCHRPTLEKLDRTIPAIASPTATKVLSSLGYTNITSLANWQESKFKEILQITAVPGAEIQPGQEENGYLLKDLSSGETLYYEPHLPPLEKVKQKIDTVDVAITPVIGQIFPFLGQIIIGPKEALKLAQALKPRFFLPTTTGDIRATGILPMLVKSIGSIPEFRDLLAKSGLSTQLLEPEPGQTLEILDFRF, from the coding sequence ATGAAACTCACCCGCATCGACCTCAACTCCTGGATCTTCCACATCGCAGGCCAAACTATCTTAGTCGATCCCTGGCTAGTCGATCCTCTCGTATTTTACGGTCAACCCTGGCTGTTCACCGCCTACCACAATACGCCCGTCGCCTTTACTCCCAGCACCTTACCGCCGATCGATCTTATCCTCATTTCCCAAGGCTTAGACGACCACTGTCACAGACCAACTCTCGAAAAGCTCGATCGCACAATTCCCGCGATCGCCTCACCCACCGCCACCAAAGTCCTCAGTAGTTTAGGCTACACCAATATCACATCTTTAGCAAATTGGCAAGAGTCGAAATTTAAAGAAATATTACAAATCACCGCCGTACCCGGAGCCGAAATCCAGCCGGGACAAGAAGAAAACGGCTATCTACTCAAAGATTTAAGCAGTGGCGAGACACTTTATTACGAACCGCACCTACCGCCGCTAGAAAAAGTCAAACAGAAAATAGACACCGTAGACGTAGCCATCACCCCCGTCATCGGTCAAATCTTCCCCTTTCTCGGACAAATCATCATCGGCCCCAAAGAAGCCCTGAAGCTGGCCCAAGCCCTAAAACCTCGGTTTTTTCTGCCTACAACCACAGGAGATATCCGAGCCACAGGTATATTACCAATGTTGGTAAAGTCGATCGGCAGTATCCCCGAATTTCGCGATTTATTAGCAAAATCGGGACTCTCCACCCAACTCCTCGAACCCGAACCCGGACAAACCCTAGAGATTTTAGATTTTAGATTTTAG